The following is a genomic window from Gemmatimonadota bacterium.
GGGGGCGAGGGGCACTTCCTGTGGGACCGGGCGGGGCGGCAGCTGCTCGACAGCACCTACCTCTACTCGGGGTTCCGGGGCATCCGCCCCGACACGACGGTGGAGCTCACCATCCCGGCCGAGGAGCTGGAGCAGCCGTCCATCGGCCAGATGTTCTTCCTGCTCAGCTACCACCGCTGGTTCCGGAAGATCTACATCCGGACCCGCTACGGCCTGACCACCGTGTTCGTGGGGGCGGATGGCGAGGAGGCGATCATCACCACGGTGCACGAGCCGAAGCCGGCGCGGTCGCCATCGTAGTGATGGCTACGGTCCATTGAACCGGGGCGCTCAACCATGTCCGTGATTGCGGTGGCGGTGGCCGTGGCTATTGCCGCGGGGCTCGCGGCGCCGTCGCTGCTCCGGCGGGCGGCGGTGCACAGGCTGCGGCAGATCCGCGACTCATGCTGCGAGCGCTGCGGCGCGCCGATCGATTCGGGGGCCCGGTTCCTGATCGAGGGCCGGATGGTCTGCGGGGCCTGCGCGGGGCGCACCTACCGGCGCGTTCGCGGGGTTTTGTGGGGCGTGGTGGGCATCAGCGCATTGGGGACATTGGCGGCCTGTGTGGCGGTCTGGGCCCGCTGGCAGCGGGGTGAGCCCCACGGCCTGTGGTTGGACGGTATGCTGATCCTGGGATTCCCGGCGGTGGCGGGGTTCTCGATCGTGGCGGCGCGGCGGCTCGGGCCTCGGCGAGCTCGCGGCTAACGCCGCGGCTCGGCATCAGGCGCTGAAGCGCCGGCCGGCCCCCCCGCGCCCGTCATTCCGAGGGAGCGGGGCGACCGAGGAATCCCCTGAGGGCGGCTCGGGCCTCGGCGAGCTCGCGGCTGAAGCCGCGGCTCGGCATCAGGCGCTGAAGCGCCGGCCGGCCCCCCCGCGCCCGTCATTCGCCGGCGCCAATGGGTCCGCTGATGCGGGCCCTCGGGGCGCTGCATGGGTGGAAGGCGGACCTCCCCGAAGTAGGACCACCAGGAGGCGCCGGCTGGCAGCCGGTTCGGGCCTACCCGGTCGTGAATGGGCTCCCGGCCCACACCAATCGCTCCAAGGAGCTGGAAGACAACAGCGCGCTCAAGACCCACGCCAAGGGCGCCGTGCAGTTTGAATCGCCCCGGGATCGCCGGCCACGAAATCGGACGCTCCATGGCCAGTCACGTCACCCTCCCAGTCGATCAAGTCGGGCCGCCGCCTCCTTCGCCCAGGCCAGCCGGGCCGCGGTGACCCTCCGCCCCAGATCCACGGTGAGACGCCAGAGCAGCAGCTGCTCCTTCGATGCGGGTGTCTTGGCGACACGGGAATCCGCCTCGTCGAGCCGCGTCATCGCCGCCTCCTGTCGCTTCAGGTAGTAACGCACGTGCCCGGCGAGGACGGCAGGGTCCGTGGCGTCGCCAAACGAGAGCTTGAGCAGCAGCTCGTTACGTACCACATCCGGTTCGGGGGGTTCCGCGAGCCAGAGACGGAGCGCGGCCCGGCCGCGCGCGGTGATCGTGTAGCTGCGCCGCTTCCGTGCCGTGCGGCGTTCCGGCTTCGCACGGATCAGTCCCTCGCGCTCGAGTTGGGCGAGCATCGGGTAGATGGAGCTGAACGTCTCGTGCCAGAAGAAGGCGTTCGCCTCCCGCAGGGCGACCGCGACGTCGTACCCGGTCCGCGGCCCCTGGCTCATCAGTCCCAGTACGAGAAACCGCGTCTTCGCCTTGCGGGCCATGTCTCCCCCTTGCGTGATATACCAGTATGATATATCAATCTGGTGTCACAACAAGCCGTGCCGCGCCCTTTTCCTGCTCTGCCGAGGATCGCATCGTGCACACCGCCGCCGACCCGCACGTGCTGAAGCTGCTCCTGGCACGCCTGGAACGCCTCCACCCGGACACCCGCAACCGCTGGGGAACCCTGACGGCGGCCGAGATGTTGTGTCATCTGGGGGATGCGCACGAGGCGGTGCTGAGTGTCCGCATCCCGGCCGACGGCCCGCCCATCCGTCCCCGGACGCTCGCCCGGTGGATCGCCCTGTACACCGCCCTTCCGTGGGCGCGGGGCATGGCGACGCGACCGGGCGTGGATCCCAGGCGTGACGGCACCCGGCCGGGCGACTTCGAGCAGGATCGGCGGCGTGCACTGGACAGCCTGCGGCAGGTCGCGCGCGCGACGGCCGACCAGCTCCCCGCCCGGCATCGCCTGTTCGGCCCGATGTCCGCCTGGGACTGGCACCGGTGGGCCTACCGTCATGTCAACCATCACCTGGTACAGTTCGGCCAATGAGCCACGCATCCGGGACCACACACGTGCGCAAACAGCCAGCGCACAATCGTCCGAAGCTCTCGATGCGGGCGACCATCGCCCTCCTTGCCATCGCGTGCACCGTGCCGGCGACAAAGGCGCGAGCCCAGGAGGCAGTGCCGAGGATCCACGAGCAGGATTCGACCCGCAACAATCTGGTCACCCCTCAGCGAATCCGCACCGTGCCCTTGGGGACGCTGGGAGCCGTGGTCCGGCGCGGGACGGGCCCGCAGACCATGCTGCTCATCCCCGGCCTCGGCTTCGGCGCATCGGTGTTCGATCCACTGATGAGGGCGCTGGCGGACTCGTTCACGATGGTGGCGGTTACGTTGCCCGGTTTCGACGGGACGGCGCCACCGCCAACACCGCCCGCCGGCACGAGCTACGGGGCACAGACGTGGACCTTGGGGGCACAACGCGCCATCGAGGACCTCGTGTCCCGGGAAGACCTGCGCGACATCGTGGTCGTCGGGCACTGGCTGACGGGGACGCAACTGGCCCTGCGGCTGCGCGCTGCGCTGCCAGATCGGGTGCGGGCCGTGGTGCTGCTGGCAGGGTCGGCGCGATTCGCCGGACCGCGCGCCATGACGGCGGAGCAGCGCGTGGAATTCGTGGACGGGCCCTTCTCCCAGGGGTGGTTCCGCACCGTGACCCGGGAAACCTGGGACGACAACAACTTCCTGCCGTCGGACTATGCGGCGGATCCGGTCCTCGGCCTACGGCTGTGGCGCCAAGCCGCCAGGCCGGACCTCCACGTGTGGATCCGCTACCTCCTCGAGTACCATGCGAGCGACATCCGCACGGAACACGGCGCCACGCGCACGCCCGTCCTGCTGCTCCATCCCGGGCTGGAGGGGGCGTGGCGCGAGCCGACCGGCGACTACCTCACTGCGTTCACGCGCGCCGGCTGGGGGGACCTCGCTGGTACGGGCATCGAAGCGCGTACGATTCCAGGCGCGCGGCTGGTCCCGTGGGTGGACCAACTTGCCCCGGTCGTGACTGAGATCCGGCGGTTCAGCGGCGCTAGCCCCGGCGTAGCGGATCGGCGACCCGGGCAGTAGAACCCCAATGCCTGCCTGAGCGACGAAGCGGCGCGGTTCCTCACGATTCCGCAGGGGAGCCTCGACGAGGCCGAGCGGAAGGGTGGCATGCGACACGAAAGCTACTCCGGTTGCTCAGCCAGGAGTGGCCGTTTGAGCGGTCGGTGCAAGGGGGCGTATGAGTCCCGACCGCCTCAGCCATGCTACTGATTCTGCGTGGCGTGTCCACTCTTCGCGGCGATGTCAGTCAGGGCCCGGCCGACCAGTTGTGCCGTCACTGGCCTCCCCGAGCCAGCGCGTGCACTTAGGCGCGGGCGTGAGGCGCCAACGGTACCCGCGCACTACTGCGCACCGCACTCCCTTCCACGGAAAGAGAGCCCGACATGCGACATCCCTTTCGCAAGGTGGTCATCGCCGGACTCCTGGGCGGGTTTGTCGGCAACGGCATCCTGGGGGCGCTGTTCTCAAGCCCGCCCGTCCGCGGCATCCTGTACAATCCCAGCATTCAGAGTGCGCTGTTCATTGAAGTGACCCCGCACAGGAATATTCCGGTTTCCGTAGCTGGGCTCGTGGTCTTGAGCACGATCCATTCCTGGCTGTTCTCTCTCCTCTGCCCCGCGATACCGGGCAGCACTTGGTTGAGGCAAGGCCTGTTCTGGGGCTTAGCCACCTGGCTCATGTACTGGCTGTTCCAAGAATGGTTCATCTACCATACCCTTCTCGGGGAGCCTGTTCTCCTGAATATTCTGGAGCTGGCCATCCTGCTTGTTGGGTCCTTGGCAGAAGGTGCGGTAATCGCCTTTGTGTTGCGCCGAAGGGCGGACGCGTTTCTGGCATGAGTGAGCAACCGGGCTGATGGGTAACACAGGCATCCAGGAAGATGGGTAACACCTTCGGGGTCCGCCACGAATGATGTGGTCCCGTTCGTCTGCAACTGCTGAGAAGGGTGTTCACTGAGCCGTGGCGCGGCAAGCTGGGGTTGCCTGGGCTCCACTCAACGGGGGATCGCCAGAGGACTCAGTGAACACGCCCAACCTAGCGCGACCGACCCCCACAGGGCGAGCTCGGATGGTCGCCCGGCTGGGCGGTGGGGAACCCCTCGGGCAGGGCCCCCGGGGACCGGGGCTCCGTGGCACCACTGTCCGGCAGTGGTGGCCCGGTGGCGCGAGGAAGGCGCTGCCGGCCTGGAGAACCACTTCAGCCGGCCGCACCAATCGCCGCGGACCCTGCCGCGGCATCGGCGGCGGCAGATCGCCCGGCTGCGGCCCCAGCGGCGGAGCTCATCAACAATTGCCCAGACGCTGGAGCGCCCGGTGTCGACAGTCGCGCACGTGCCGCGGCGGCTGGGGCTGGCCCGGCTCGGGGCCCTCGCGCCGAAGCCCCTGGTCCACCGCGCCGAGCACCACGGCCGTCCTGGCGGCGGCGACGCGGTGGATTGCGCGCCCGGGGGGGGGCCAGACGGGCGATCATAACCGCTTTCGGCGGCAGGAAGCGCAGGGCGCGGTTTCAGAGCCTGCGCTGGGCGCTGGCCCAGCGGCACGTGTGGACCCAGCCCTACCGCCCCAGACGAACGGCAAGGCGGAACGCTTCATCCGGACCTGTCTCGCCAGCTGGGCCTATGCGGCTGCCTATCGGACGTCGCTGCAACGGGCGCAGGCGCTCCCGGACTGGCTGCGGTACGACAATACCGAGCGGCACCAGACAGCCCTGGGCTTCACGACCCCGCGGCGGCGCCTGGCGGAGATCCGCCACCGGTGCACAATGTCTACTCCAATTGCACCTAGCACTCCCCGCATGTGACCGTGTGAATCCTCCGGTCCGCCTTGCGCGTACATGGCTCACGAATGTCTCCTCGGTCCGCCACTGGAGCTCCCATGTACTTGGCCATCAAGACGCTTCACATTGTCTCCGTTGTCCTGTTTCTCGGAAACATTGTCACTGGTCTCTTCTGGAAGGCCCATGGCGACCGCTCCGCCGACCCCCGCATTATCGCCCATACGCTCGATGGCATCATCCGGAGCGACCGGCTGTTCACCCTACCCGGTGTCCTCCTGATCGTCGTGTCTGGAGTCGCGGCCGCAGTCGTTGGAGAGCTTCCGCTCCTCCGGACCGCCTGGATCTGGCAGGCCATCGTGCTATTTGCCCTTTCCGGGCTGGCCTTTGCCTTCCAAGTGGCCCCCCTGCAGCGCCAGCTCCTTGCCTATGCTCGTGCGGCGGCCGCTGGGGAGCCGTGGGAACCGGCCCGGTACCGTCGGCTGTCGCTGCGCTGGGAGTTGTGGGGCCTCGCGGCCATTCTCACGCCGCTCGGCGCCCTGGCACTGATGGTGGTGAAGCCCACGCAGTGACAGCGCGCACGACGCAGATGCCTAAGAGGCGAATGCACCAGACGTGGCGCGGCCATGGCCGTGCTCCGGGCAGAGATGAGCCCCACGGTGGCGGATAGGTTCTTGCTCAGTGTCCCGCCACGCAGGTGATGCGCGGCCGTTAGGCAGCCCGGAGAACATGCTGCATTCTGGCGTGTCCATGTTGGAGCATGAATCGAAGGAGTGTCCTCCATGCCCCCGGATATTGCCGAACTCCAGCGGCGCCTGGCCGATGCGTTTCGCGGCCAGCTCGACGTCACCGGTGTGCTCGGCGTCGGCGGTTTCGGCGCGGTATTCCGCGCCCACGATCCGGTGTTGGAGCGTGACGTCGCCATCAAGGTGCTCGATGCGTCGCGCGCCTCCAGCGCCGACAACCGGGAGCAATTCCTCCGCGAAGCGCGCATCGTCGCGACGGTCGAGCATCCCCACATCGTGCCATTGTACGGCGCGGAGATCCGTGACGGACTGCTTTGCCTCACGATGCGACTGGTTCCAGGGCATTCGCTCGCGGAACGCCTCGCCGGCGAAGGCCCGTTGCCCCCCGCAGCGGCCGCGCGGCTGGCGCACGAAGTGGCGCAGGCGCTGACCACCGCTCACGCCCGCGGTGTGGTGCATCGCGACGTCAAGCCGGACAACATCCTGCTCGATGCCGACGGCCATGCCATCGTGACCGATTTCGGGATTTCACTGATCACCGGCCGGGCTAGTGACCGCAGCACTGGCGTGGTGATCGGCACACCGCAGTATCTCAGCCCGGAGCAGGCGCTGGGCGAAGCGGTCGATGGGCGCGCGGACGTGTACTCGCTCGGGGTAGTTCTCTTCGAGATGCTGACGGGCAAGCTCCCGTTCGCATCCGCGACGACCTCCGGCCTATTGGCGAAGCAGATTCTCGAGACGCCCCCATCACCTTCCAGGCTGCGGCCGGAACTTCCCGACCGCCTGGTCGCGGCGGTCAACCATGCACTGGCCAAATCGCCGGGCGATCGTCCGACCGCGAAGGAATTCGCCGGCGAACTCGCTCTTGCCCGTACGCCGGATGCGTTGCTGGCCCCGAGCGAGGTACGCCGGCGAAAGCGGCGCCGGCGGCTCCAGTGGATCACCCTGGGGATCGTCATGGGCGTCGCAGGGCTGGGAGTTGCGCTTTGGGCCGCGTTTCAGGGGCTGAACACGTTGAGGGGGGGAGCGCCGCCCAGCTTGAGCGCGACGGGAGCGACCATTCCCCCTGCGTTGATTGCAGAGGCCCGCGCCGACGGGAGCCTACAGCCCGACGAGGTGGCGGCGTACGTGTTCGTTCCTCACGGCCTGCCTTGGAGCGAGGCGCTCATCATCACGGATAGCGCCATTATCCGCCGGAGCGCCCGGGATCCGCGGCGACACGCGTTGGACGCGACCACGGTGATGCAATGGTATAGAAGTGGCAAGAACTCCGGACTGTGGGTGCGGGCTCGGAAGGATGGGCCGCGCGATACCCTGTTCACCAACCTCACGGGGGCCGAGCTCGGAGCGCTCAACGCCGGCTTCGCCACGCTTGGGCCGAGGCAGGGTGCCACCGTCACGAGTCCGCCGACACCTGCCACCCCACCATCGAGGCGGCCGCACTGATCCCGCGTGCTGTGTCCTTGAGCACAACGGCCGCATGTCTGCTGATGCCTGCAGTCATCCCCGCGTAGAATCCCAAGCCGGTGCCCAAGGGTCCGATCGATTGCTGCCAAACCAGCGTATCTGGACTTCTCCCCTGCGAAGCGCACGAGATCTTCGATAGTACGAGGTCGCCTGCAGTCGCATCTCCAGCCTATTCGGTGGGCCCCTCAGGGCCCTGGTCGTGATGGATAGTCGCGCGCGGTGTGCCAAGCGCATCGAGCGACCCGGCCGGCCACGGCTATCATCGGCTCGTCCCCGCACCGGAATTGCCATAGCTTTGCCCTGTGATCCCACAGACGCCGCAGGAGCCACCGCTTGTGCCTGGTTCGCCGGCCGAGCTCGCCCGCTGGCGAGCCATCCGCGCCATCGTGCTCGCGCGGGATGGGCACACCTGCCGAGACTGCGGTGAGAAGTGCTCCCAGGGCGAGGCCGACGTCCACCACCTCATTCCCCGCGCCGCCGGCGGGGACGATGACCCCGCCAACCTGATCACGCTGTGCGACGGCTGCCACGCCGCGCGCCACCCGAACCTGCAGGGCACCCTCGCCCGCCGGATGATCGAGCGCTGGGGGCTCTGGGTGGCACGTCTCCTGGACCGCCAGCAGGAGCTCGCCGGAATCGACGAGTCGGTCGGCGCCGCCATGCGGCTGCTCGGCGTCCCCCGCTTCCGCGCGCCCCAGCTGGACGTGATCCTGGCCGCCCTCCGCGGCGAGTCGCTGCTGTTCGTGAGCGCCACCGGCTCCGGCAAGTCGCTCTGCTTCCAGATCCCCATCCTGCTCACCCGCGGGTGCGGGTTCATCGTGTCGCCGCTCAAGGCGCTGATGAGCCAGCAGGTGGCCTCGCTGCAGATGAAGAAGATCCCCAGCACCTTCATCAACGGCGACTTGAGCCCCCTCGAAAAGAAGATCCGCTACAAGCTGCTGCACGATGGCGCGGTCAAATTCCTCTTCTGCACCCCCGAGCGCTTCGACCCCGGGATGGTGCGCCAGGCCGAGGTGGCCGAGGTGAGCCGGGCCCGGCCCAGCTACCTGGTCATCGACGAGGCACACTGCATCGACCGCTGGGGCCGGGACTTCCGGCCCAACTACGGCAAGCTGGGCGCCGTGCGCCAGGCCCTCGGCAACCCGCCCGTGCTGGCCTTCACCGCCACCGCTGGCGCCGAGGGGCAGCGGCGGATCCTCGCGTCGCTGGGCATCCCGGATGCCCGGGTGGTGGTGACGGGAGTCAACCGGCCGAACATCAAGTTCCTCCGCCTGGAGGTCCGCAAGGATGAGGAACGGTATCCCAGCATCGCCGACATGCTGCGGGTGATGCCCCCCGGCCGCGCCATGCTGTTCGTGCCGACCGTCAACACCGGCAAGGAGTTGCAGGCGGGCCTCCGGTCGGCGGGGTGGGACCTTCCGTTCTACCACTCGAAGCTCGGCACGGCCACCGAGCGCGAGATGCTGCTGGGCCGGTTCACCGGGCGCACCGAGCCCCCCGCCCGGGTGATCATCTGCACCAACGCCTTCGGCATGGGGCTCGACGTGCCCGACGTGCGGCTGGTGGTGCATTGGCAGCATCCCGCCTCCGCGGAGGATTACCTGCAGGAGTTCGGGCGGGCGGGGCGGGACGGCGCGCCGTCGATCGCGCTCCTGTTCACCAGCGAACGGGACGCGGGGCTCCTGCGGTTCATGGCCGGGAAGACGGCGGACATGGCCCCCGGCGACGAGGAGGCCCGAGCCGCGGTGCTGGCCGCCAAGCTCGCGGCCATCGGGCAGATGCGCCGCATCGCCACCGCCAGCGGGGGCTGCGTGCGCGACCGGATCGCCGCCTACTTCGGGGACACGCCCACGCCGCGGCGCCGGAACCTCTCCATGCGGATCGCCGAGTGGCTGCTGTCGCGCGGCACCAGGGTACCGCCATCGCCCTGCTGCTGCGACCACTGCGACGGGGTGAACACGGCGGATGCCGCCGCCGTCCGTGCCTGGGCGGTGCGGGTCTACACGCAGGGGAGCAAGGCCAGCTAGTTCACGCCACCGGCACCCGCGGCCGACGGGAGTCCTCCCTGCGTTGGCAGCCCTCCTGGCCCCTGACGCCACCCTGACCCCATCGCAGTCCCCGCCCTCTCCCACCCTCCTTGCGGCCCGCCCGCCGGCGACGAACCTTCAAGCGTGACTGCCGTGCCCGCGCCGGCCCTGCACCGAGGTCCCACCATGCCCGAATCCGAGACCGGCGACCTCCGCCTCTCCGACTTCACCGCGGTGCCGCTTGCCGCCGCCTGCCTGGTGCTCGGGGTGGCGTGCCTGATGATCGGGCTGCTCGGCTTCCTCTTCGGCGTCTTCGGGCTGCACGGGGCCAGGAACGTCGTCACCGCGGGAGCGGTGCTGTCCGTTGTCGCCTGGCTGCTCTACCGCAGAGCGCAGCAGGTGCAGGCCCGCCCAGGAGGGGACGCCGGTGTGTGACAACCCCTGAGCCGGCCGTCATCCCACGCGTGCGCCCCGTGACCTGACCCCTCACCCGAGCCTCTCCATGGCCAAGTCCCCCTCCCTCAACCCCAAGCAGCGCGACGCTCTCCTCGCCACGCTCAAGGCCCGGTTCGAGGGCCACCCGGCCCGCCACCCCGGTCTCACGTGGGCCACGGTGCTGGCGCGGCTCGAGAAGAACCCCGAGAAGCTCTGGTCATTGAGCGAGATGGAACGCACCGGCGGCGAGCCGGACGTGACGGGCCACGACAAGAAGAGCGGCGCCGTGACGTTCATGGACTGCGCCGCCGAGAGCCCCAAGGGCCGCCGCAGCACCTGCTACGATGAAGAAGCGCGCACCTCGCGCAAGGAACGCCCGCCCAAGGCCAGCGCCATCGCCCTGGCCCAGGCCATGGGCGCCACGCTGCTCACCGAGCAGGAATACCGCGACCTCCAGGCCCTGGCCCCGGTAGACCTGGCCACGTCGAGCTGGATCCTGACGCCCACCCCCATCCGCGCGCTCGGCGGCGCGCTGTTCTGCGACCGGCGCTACGACACGGTCTTCACCTACCACAACGGCGCCCAGTCATACTACGCGGCGCGCGGGTTCCGCTGCGCGCTCAAGGTGTAGCCGCCGCACCCCACCCATTTCGGATCGGTCGCATGGCCAGCACCAGCCAGACCCCGGGCTACTTCCGCGCCCTGATCCACCTGATCCGGCCGTTCCCGGATTTCGATATCGCGTTCATCAAGCCGCTCCGCGCCAGGGGGGTGGGGCTGCTCCGCCTCACGCCCGGCGCCCGCGTGCTCGACCTCGGCTGCGGGCCGGGGGGCAGCCTCCCCTTCCTGGTGGAGGCCGTGGGTCCGGCCGGCGAGGTGGTCGGCGTGGAGATCAGCGCCGAGGTGGCGCTCAACGCCCACCGGCGGATCGCGCACCACCAGTGGCGCAACGTGCGGGTGGTGGAGGCGGCGGCGGAGACGGCGGTGCTGGAGGGCAGCTTCGACGGCGCGCTGATGTTCGGCGCCCCGGACGTCTACGCCTCGCCGGCCGCGCTTGCCAACGTGCTGCCGCGGCTGCGCACTGGGGCGCGGGTGGTGTTCTTCGGCGCCAAGACCTCGCGGCGCCGCCTGGGCTGGCTGCTCAACCCGCTGCTGCGGCGCGCCTTTCCCCGGATCTCGTTCCCCACCACGCCGGTGCCCAACGACGCCCCGTGGGAGCAGCTGGCCCCGCACCTCCCCGACCTGGTGGTGGAGGAGCTCTTCTTCGGGTGGATGTTCCTTGCGGCGGGGACGCTGGCCCCGGGGCCGCAGGCGGGGTGAGCCAGGCGGTGCACACGGGTTTGACGCGTGGTGTGCCGTGAGTTATACTCGGGTATGAAGACGGCCATCTCGATCCCTGACGCGCTGTTCAAGTCCGCCGACACCCTGGCCGGCCGGCTCGGTGTTTCCCGCAGCCAGCTGTACGCCACGGCGATCGCGGAATACGTCGCCAAGCACCAGGCCCGGAAGCTCACGGACCGCCTGAATGCGGTCTACGCCAGCGAAGCCGGGACGCTCGACCCGGTGGTGCAGGAGCTGCAGGCCCGCTCGCTTCCGCGCGACCAGTGGTAGCGGAACGTGGGACGGTGGTCTGGGGGGAGCTCCCGGAACCGCGCGGATCCGAACCCGGTTTCCGCCGCCCGCTGCTGGTGATCCAGGCTGATGCATTCAACCGCAGTCGGCTGCCGACGGTCGTCACCCTCGCGCTGAGCGCCAATCTCCGGCTGCTCGATGCCCCCGGGAATGTCCTGCTGCCCGCCAGCGCCACCGGCCTGCCCCGCGACTCCGTGGCGAACGTCTCGCAGATCGTAACAATCGACGCCCGATACCTCCGGGAACCGCTGGCCAGGCTGCCCGGGCGGCTGATGGACCAGGTCGACGATGGGCTGCGCCTCATTCTGAATCTCTGAGGAGACGGGCCACGGCCACCCTTGCCGCACCCGCCGCGTCCCTGCACACTTGGGCCTGACCCGAAGCCCCTCACGGAGCGTCCTTCATGGCAGTTGAGTTTCGGCTCCTCGGCGCCGGCGATGCCCACCTCCTGGCCACCCCCGCCGCCGACGTCTTCGACCACGACCCCGACCCGGCGCTGTGCCGGGAGTTCCTGCAGGACCCGCGGCACCACATCGCCGTGGCGCTCGACGCCGGGGTGATCGTCGGCTTCGCCTCGGGCGTCCACTACGTGCATCCCGACAAGCCGGCCGAGCTGTGGATCAACGAGGTGGGCGTGGCGCCCACCCACCAGCGGCAGGGGATCGGCCAGCAGGTGCTGCAGTGCCTGCTCGACCACGCAAAGCAGCTCGGCTGCCGCGAGGCGTGGGTGCTCACCAGCCCCGCCAACCGCGCCGCGATGGGGCTGTACACGGCGGTGGGCGGGCAGCGGCTGTCGGACCCGCCGGCGATGTTCAGTTTTCCGCTCAAGGCCAGGTAGGGAAACGGGAAGCGGGAAGCGGGAAGCGGGAAGCGGGAAAAGGGAAAAGGGAACAGGGGAGGGCGCCGGCGCGGCTGGCGGGGCGCGGCACCGGCCGGTGGCACGCGCCGGAAGGGGCGTACGACTACATCGAGCTCGACCTGCTCGAGGTGACGTACGACTAGCCCTGGCAGGGGACCGACACGACGAAGGGCCGGCGCACCGCGCCGGCCCTTCGGCTTTCCATGTCCGCCCTGCGGTCGTCAGCGCGCCGTACAGTCCTCGGTCCCGTCCGGACAGCTCTGGATCGTGGCTTCCTCGGTGGGGATGGAGTAGCCGCCATCCTCCTCCTTCTTGCCGCAGGCGCTGGTGGCGGCGGACAGGACGACGAGGAGCGCGACGAGAAGCCAGGGCGAACGGGTGCGCTGCGATGCGGCGGACATTGGATCCTCCCCTTGGTGTCGAGGTGCGCGGTGTGCGACCCCTTCGTGTGAGTAACGCGGCGTGGGGGGTGGGGTTCTCACTGGGAAGGGGAAGCGGCGACCGAGCGCCCTTCAGGGCCGCGTAGCGGCGACTGGGGGGGGGGCGGGAAGCGGGAAGAGAGAAAGGGAAAGGGAAACGGAAACGGGAACAGGGGAAAAGGGGAAGGGGGGAGGGGGAAGGGGACCAGCCCCACTGGCTGTCATCCCGAGGGCGCGGAGCGCCCGGGTCCGGCGCGGACGCCAAGGGATTCCTCGCTCCGCTCGGGAGAACGCCCCTTCTCGCCGGCCCGCGAGTAAACTCGCGGCTCGGCACTGCGCAAGCGCTAAAGCGCTGGGCGTTGCAGCGATGCTTCTCGCCTAGAGTCGCTTCAGCGACTGCCGCCGAGTCGCGGCTTCAGCCGCGGGCACGGCGGGTCCGGCGCGGACGTCAACGGACTCCTCGCTCCGCTCGGGAGAACGCCCCTTCTCGCCGGCCCGCGAGTACACTCGCGGCTCGGCACTGCGCAAGCGCTAAAGCGCTGGGCGTTGCAGCGATGCTTCTCGCCTAGAGTCGCTTCAGCGACTGCCGCCGAGTCGCGGCTTCAGCCGCGGGCACGGCGGGTCCGGCGCGGCCTTCAAGGGATCCCTCGCTTCGCTCGGGATGACAGGCGGTTCCTCCGAACCGCCGAACCGCCGAACCGCCACTCCCTCGCGCCCGAGTCGCCGCTGCGCGGCTCCTGAAGGGCGCTCGGTCGCCGCCCTTGTCCGCACCCCGGCCAGGCGTAGGTTCTGCCCCATGACTCCCATCCGCCTGACGCTCCTGGCCCTGCTGCTCCCCGCCGTCCTCACGGCCCAGGGCCCGGCCACCATCCGCGAGACCACCCGCGAGTATCCCACCTATCCCTTCAGCGACCCGAACCCCATCCCGGTGGTGGGGCGGATCTATCCCTACTTCCGCTTCGACGGCT
Proteins encoded in this region:
- a CDS encoding PadR family transcriptional regulator; protein product: MARKAKTRFLVLGLMSQGPRTGYDVAVALREANAFFWHETFSSIYPMLAQLEREGLIRAKPERRTARKRRSYTITARGRAALRLWLAEPPEPDVVRNELLLKLSFGDATDPAVLAGHVRYYLKRQEAAMTRLDEADSRVAKTPASKEQLLLWRLTVDLGRRVTAARLAWAKEAAARLDRLGG
- a CDS encoding alpha/beta fold hydrolase, whose amino-acid sequence is MRATIALLAIACTVPATKARAQEAVPRIHEQDSTRNNLVTPQRIRTVPLGTLGAVVRRGTGPQTMLLIPGLGFGASVFDPLMRALADSFTMVAVTLPGFDGTAPPPTPPAGTSYGAQTWTLGAQRAIEDLVSREDLRDIVVVGHWLTGTQLALRLRAALPDRVRAVVLLAGSARFAGPRAMTAEQRVEFVDGPFSQGWFRTVTRETWDDNNFLPSDYAADPVLGLRLWRQAARPDLHVWIRYLLEYHASDIRTEHGATRTPVLLLHPGLEGAWREPTGDYLTAFTRAGWGDLAGTGIEARTIPGARLVPWVDQLAPVVTEIRRFSGASPGVADRRPGQ
- a CDS encoding transposase → MDPALPPQTNGKAERFIRTCLASWAYAAAYRTSLQRAQALPDWLRYDNTERHQTALGFTTPRRRLAEIRHRCTMSTPIAPSTPRM
- a CDS encoding DUF2269 family protein, which gives rise to MYLAIKTLHIVSVVLFLGNIVTGLFWKAHGDRSADPRIIAHTLDGIIRSDRLFTLPGVLLIVVSGVAAAVVGELPLLRTAWIWQAIVLFALSGLAFAFQVAPLQRQLLAYARAAAAGEPWEPARYRRLSLRWELWGLAAILTPLGALALMVVKPTQ
- a CDS encoding serine/threonine protein kinase, with protein sequence MPPDIAELQRRLADAFRGQLDVTGVLGVGGFGAVFRAHDPVLERDVAIKVLDASRASSADNREQFLREARIVATVEHPHIVPLYGAEIRDGLLCLTMRLVPGHSLAERLAGEGPLPPAAAARLAHEVAQALTTAHARGVVHRDVKPDNILLDADGHAIVTDFGISLITGRASDRSTGVVIGTPQYLSPEQALGEAVDGRADVYSLGVVLFEMLTGKLPFASATTSGLLAKQILETPPSPSRLRPELPDRLVAAVNHALAKSPGDRPTAKEFAGELALARTPDALLAPSEVRRRKRRRRLQWITLGIVMGVAGLGVALWAAFQGLNTLRGGAPPSLSATGATIPPALIAEARADGSLQPDEVAAYVFVPHGLPWSEALIITDSAIIRRSARDPRRHALDATTVMQWYRSGKNSGLWVRARKDGPRDTLFTNLTGAELGALNAGFATLGPRQGATVTSPPTPATPPSRRPH
- a CDS encoding RecQ family ATP-dependent DNA helicase; amino-acid sequence: MLARDGHTCRDCGEKCSQGEADVHHLIPRAAGGDDDPANLITLCDGCHAARHPNLQGTLARRMIERWGLWVARLLDRQQELAGIDESVGAAMRLLGVPRFRAPQLDVILAALRGESLLFVSATGSGKSLCFQIPILLTRGCGFIVSPLKALMSQQVASLQMKKIPSTFINGDLSPLEKKIRYKLLHDGAVKFLFCTPERFDPGMVRQAEVAEVSRARPSYLVIDEAHCIDRWGRDFRPNYGKLGAVRQALGNPPVLAFTATAGAEGQRRILASLGIPDARVVVTGVNRPNIKFLRLEVRKDEERYPSIADMLRVMPPGRAMLFVPTVNTGKELQAGLRSAGWDLPFYHSKLGTATEREMLLGRFTGRTEPPARVIICTNAFGMGLDVPDVRLVVHWQHPASAEDYLQEFGRAGRDGAPSIALLFTSERDAGLLRFMAGKTADMAPGDEEARAAVLAAKLAAIGQMRRIATASGGCVRDRIAAYFGDTPTPRRRNLSMRIAEWLLSRGTRVPPSPCCCDHCDGVNTADAAAVRAWAVRVYTQGSKAS
- a CDS encoding DUF4256 domain-containing protein, producing the protein MAKSPSLNPKQRDALLATLKARFEGHPARHPGLTWATVLARLEKNPEKLWSLSEMERTGGEPDVTGHDKKSGAVTFMDCAAESPKGRRSTCYDEEARTSRKERPPKASAIALAQAMGATLLTEQEYRDLQALAPVDLATSSWILTPTPIRALGGALFCDRRYDTVFTYHNGAQSYYAARGFRCALKV